A window of Cetobacterium somerae ATCC BAA-474 genomic DNA:
GCCTCGCTAAATTTTGATCTTCAGAACTCACACGAATATACCCTATTTTTCTCATTTTTATTCCTCCTCTTTGAGACAAGTCTTATGAGACTCTACAAACCTATATTTTATCACGGTTCTTATTTTGTATCAATAGAGTCTACTCTATTGATATAATATTAAAAATACAATTAAAGGAGTTACAATATGTCATTAAGAGGAAAAGAGTTATTTTCTCAAGAGCAAAGAGAAATGTTCATGAAAATACCTGAAGATGAATTATCTTTAGCAAGATATTACACATTTTCAAAATATGATTTAGAAATTATTCAAAGACATAGAAGAGATGAAAATAAAATAGGATTTGCTTTGCAATTAGCAGTATTGAGATATCCCGGTTGGCCATATAGCTACATTAAGTCTATTCCAAAGATAGTAATAAGTTATATTGCAAAACAAATAGGGACTGGAATAGTACCTGCTAGAAGATACCCACAAAGAGATAATACTCTTTGGCCAACATATGAAAGAGATTAAAGAGGAATATGGTTTTATTTCTTTTGGTGAAGTTGAACACAAAAAAGTATTTAACTATATCTACAAATTAAGTTTAGAAAATGAAGATACCTTATATCTTTTTGATGAGTGTTTGAATTTTTTTAGAAAAAATAAAATTATACTTCCTGGTATAACTACTATTGAGAACCTAATATGGGAAGCTAAAAACGAAGCAGAAAAAATACTTTTTGATACTTTAAATAATTCTCTTTCAGAAGAGCAAAAAGAAAAGTTAAATTCTACTCTATTAGTTCAGCCTAATATAGAGGAGCGAAGCAGAACAACCCTTGGTTGGTTAAAAACTCCAACTGGCTTTCCTTCTCCAGAAACTTTTTTAA
This region includes:
- a CDS encoding DUF4158 domain-containing protein, whose product is MSLRGKELFSQEQREMFMKIPEDELSLARYYTFSKYDLEIIQRHRRDENKIGFALQLAVLRYPGWPYSYIKSIPKIVISYIAKQIGTGIVPARRYPQRDNTLWPTYERD